From the genome of Bacillus kexueae:
ACCCGTCCGCCGCTAACGTCAAGGGAGCAAGCTCCCTATCTGTTCGCTCGACTTGCATGTATTAGGCACGCCGCCAGCGTTCGTCCTGAGCCAGGATCAAACTCTCCAAAAAAGTTTGATTGCTCATAAAAAAGAATTAACGTTGACGCTTCGTTTTGTTTAGTTTTCAAAGATCATCAAGACATTTTATATTATATCAGTATAATATTTCGTTGTCAATAACTTTTTTCTTCAAAAAGTGACTCGTTTATGTTACCGATATTTCTACGTCCTGTCAATGTGTTTCTATCACTAACAAAGACGACGCTTATTAATATATCAGGATAAATATCTAATGTCAACACATAAAAAGAAAAATACCTACATTTTTTTGTAGGTATTAAAGAATTACGGTTTTGATTACAATTAATGCCGCGATACCTGGTATACCTAATATTCCTGATACAGTCGTTGTAAATAGGTTAATAGGAATATGAAAGTCCAAACTCGTTCCAAAAGCATTCACAAAAAATAAGAGAAGTGCCCCCACTACAAGCTTAGTAGCTAAATGACCAATAAACTTAACGGGCTTAACAGGAGTGCCTATCAGCAATAACATTAAAATTAAGCCTCCCACCCCCAGCAAAATCACAATGGGTTCCAACTGGTCTATTCTCCTCCCACTACATTAATATTGTTCCGATATTTTAATTATATGAGGGTTGTCTACAAATAGACCGATTGACGTTTATTTACTAAAGTGGTGGATTGAAAGACGACGTTTTTTTGCTTCTTTCAATAGATAAAAGTATTTTGCTTCCACTACATGCAAATCAAAGAGAACTTCGGGTGAAGGTTCTACACTTTTTTCTACCAAACTTTTTTGACGACTCCATTCCTCTTTCAATGAAAGTAAATCTTGCATTAACTGTTCATTATATCGCTTTCTTAGCCACCCTTTTCTTTTAAATAACATGCCGCGTGTATCCCCCTTCTAAAGTTCTCTTCTACCTTCAAGAGCTTTTGAAAGAGTTACTTCATCGGCATACTCTAAATCTCCTCCAACAGGTAGACCATGTGCAATTCTTGTCATTTTAATCCCTGTAGGCTTCAAGAGGCGAGAAATATACATTGCGGTTGCCTCTCCTTCAATATTAGGGTTAGTTGCTAAAATAACCTCTTGCACTTCATCATTTTGAAGTCGCTTTAGAAGCTCAGGTATTTTTATATCTTCTGGACCAATCCCATCCATTGGAGATATCGCCCCATGCAAAACGTGATAGAGACCATTATATTCTTTCATTTTTTCCATAGCGATAACATCTTTTGGATCTTGAACAACACAGATGATGGACTTATTTCTTCTTTCATCTTCACAAATGTAACAAGGGTCTTGATCCGTAATGTGCCCACAAACGGAACAATAAGATAAATTCCGCTTTGCATTTACCAATGCTTTTGCAAAATCTAACACAGTATCTTCTTTCATATTTAAGACAAAAAAGGCCAGACGAACGGCCGTTTTCGGACCTATGCCTGGCAGTTTCATAAAGCTGTCAATCAGCTTGGATATCGGTTCAGGATATTGCATTTAAGCCAATCCTCCTAGAATAACCCAGGTAAGTTCATACCTTTTGTGAATTTGCCCATCGTTTCATTTGTTAGTTCATCTACTTTTTTAAGCGCGTCGTTTGTTGCAGCTAACACTAAATCTTGAAGCATTTCAATATCTTCCGGATCAACAACTTCTTCTTTAATGTTTACTTCTAAAATTTCTTTATGCCCGTTCGCGATCACTGTAACCATTCCGCCACCAGCTGAACCTTCAATTTTCTTTTCAGCTAACTCTTCTTGGGCTTTTTGCATATCCTTTTGCATTTTTTGCATTTGCTTCATCATTTTTTGCATATTTCCCATTCCGCCACGCATCATTAATAATCTCCTCCATATCAATCTGTTATTTCGATGAGCTCCGCACCAACAAGTTTCTTGGCCTCTGCGATTAATGGATCCTCTTCAACCGTTTCTTCCTCATCACTACGTTGCTCACGAATGTAATCTTCTCTTATTTTAACCCAATCTTGTTCAGGGACGCCAACCATTTCCAGTTTAACGCCTAGGAACCCTTGAAGAATGGATTCAATATTGGATTGTACATTATTTTTGTTTTCCGCAACCATTTTACAATGGATTTCATATTTGAATTTTAACACAAATGCCTGTTCTGAAGCAGCAACTGGTTCACTATCATTTAATAGGGCTGCATGTGATACTTTATTCTGTTGCTTTAATGTTTCTAATAGCTCTCCCCATTTAGACTTGATGAGGTCTAAGTCTTTTCGGGTAGCTTGTTTTAAGATCTCATGAATACGCCCAACCGGGGTTTTATACCCACCTTTTAAACTACGCTGAGGCTGCGATTTAGGTTCCGATGTTGGATTAGGCACAGGTTGAACACCATTTTGTTTTAAATCCATTAATTCTTGTTCAAGTTGTTGAATCCGTTGAATTAATGGCTGAAGTTCAACTCCACCAACACTTTGA
Proteins encoded in this window:
- a CDS encoding pro-sigmaK processing inhibitor BofA family protein; protein product: MEPIVILLGVGGLILMLLLIGTPVKPVKFIGHLATKLVVGALLLFFVNAFGTSLDFHIPINLFTTTVSGILGIPGIAALIVIKTVIL
- a CDS encoding YaaL family protein; its protein translation is MLFKRKGWLRKRYNEQLMQDLLSLKEEWSRQKSLVEKSVEPSPEVLFDLHVVEAKYFYLLKEAKKRRLSIHHFSK
- the recR gene encoding recombination mediator RecR; translation: MQYPEPISKLIDSFMKLPGIGPKTAVRLAFFVLNMKEDTVLDFAKALVNAKRNLSYCSVCGHITDQDPCYICEDERRNKSIICVVQDPKDVIAMEKMKEYNGLYHVLHGAISPMDGIGPEDIKIPELLKRLQNDEVQEVILATNPNIEGEATAMYISRLLKPTGIKMTRIAHGLPVGGDLEYADEVTLSKALEGRREL
- a CDS encoding YbaB/EbfC family nucleoid-associated protein, whose product is MRGGMGNMQKMMKQMQKMQKDMQKAQEELAEKKIEGSAGGGMVTVIANGHKEILEVNIKEEVVDPEDIEMLQDLVLAATNDALKKVDELTNETMGKFTKGMNLPGLF